The following coding sequences lie in one Stigmatopora argus isolate UIUO_Sarg chromosome 5, RoL_Sarg_1.0, whole genome shotgun sequence genomic window:
- the ubl4a gene encoding ubiquitin-like protein 4A translates to MILTVKPLQGKECSVQVTEDEKVSTVKELVSERLNIPANQQRLLYKGKALADEHRLSDYSIGPEAKLNLVVRPVGERNGASGTAGGSGVAARGGVWQSVSTILAKHFSPGDAAKVHEQLIKDYERSLRQLSLDDIERLAGRLLHPEVDGMDTSAYMD, encoded by the exons atgattcttACTGTGAAGCCGTTGCAGGGAAAGGAATGCAGTGTACAA GTGACTGAAGATGAGAAAGTTTCCACAGTGAAAGAACTCGTGTCCGAACGACTCAACATCCCGGCGAATCAGCAACGATTGCTTTATAAGGGAAAAGCGCTAGCAG ATGAACACAGACTGAGCGACTACTCCATTGGGCCAGAAGCCAAGTTAAATCTGGTGGTCCGACCCGTGGGAGAGAGGAACGGAGCTTCAGGGACGGCCGGCGGTAGCGGCGTTGCGGCGCGAGGGGGAGTCTGGCAGAGCGTATCCACCATTCTTGCAAAACATTTCAGTCCTGGAGATGCTGCAAAAGTCCATGAACAGCTGATTAAG gatTACGAACGTTCGCTACGACAACTCAGCTTGGACGACATCGAGCGCTTGGCCGGCAGGCTGCTTCACCCCGAGGTGGACGGCATGGACACGTCGGCGTACATGGACTAA
- the LOC144074478 gene encoding dynamin-1-like protein isoform X1 gives METLIPTINRLQEVFLTVGAEIIHLPQIVVVGSQSSGKSSVLESLVGRDFLPRGSGIVTRRPLVLQLVNVAPPDERLKTENGNGFKQTAQNNYPGVKAEEWGTFLHCKNQVFTDFGEIRREIEVETERSSGSNKGITPEPIHLKIFSPKVLNLTLVDLPGITKVPVGDQPEDIESQVQEMIWSFISNPNSLILAVSAANSDLATSDALKLAREVDPDGRRTLLVVSKLDLMDAGTDALEVLLGRVIPIRLGIIGVVNRSQHDINTQKSLGDCVKDEQAFLQRQYPSLASRAGSRHLGKTLSRLLMHHIRECLPELKTRVTVLSAQYQARLNGYGQPVEDHSATLLQIVTKFASDYCNTIEGTARYIQTSELCGGARICYIFHETFGRTLQSIDPLGGLSELDILTAIRNATGPRPALFVPEVSFELLVKRQIKRLEEPSLRCVELVHEELQRIIQHCSSYSTQELLRFPKLHDSIVEVVTGLLRKRLPIANEMVHNLVAIELAYINTKHPDFTDAAQVSASVNSQQAETVDTNKRWKNEKAAEDKAVGLGSPAKGQPINLLDTAVTVSRKLSSKEQRDCEVIQRLIKSYFLIVRKTIQDSVPKTVMHFLVNFVKEHLQSELVGQLYKQTLLQDLLVESQDTAQQRTEVALMLQALKKANNIISEIRETHLW, from the exons ATGGAGACTCTGATTCCCACCATCAACCGTTTGCAGGAGGTTTTCCTCACCGTGGGTGCGGAAATCATTCACCTGCCCCAGATCGTCGTGGTCGGATCTCAG AGTAGCGGCAAGAGTTCGGTTTTGGAAAGCCTGGTCGGACGGGATTTCTTGCCCCGGGGCTCCGGGATCGTCACCCGACGACCGCTGGTGCTGCAGCTCGTCAACGTGGCGCCTCCGGACGAGCGACTCAAGACGGAAAATG GAAATGGATTTAAGCAAACTGCACAAAACAACTATCCAG GTGTCAAAGCTGAAGAGTGGGGAACTTTTTTGCACTGCAAAAATCAG GTTTTCACAGATTTTGGAGAAATTCGTCGAGAAATCGAAGTCGAAACAGAACGTTCTTCTGGCAGCAACAAA GGAATTACTCCTGAGCCCATACACCTCAAGATTTTCTCCCCCAAAGTCCTGAATCTGACCCTGGTGGATTTACCGGGCATCACCAAG GTCCCCGTCGGCGACCAGCCCGAGGACATCGAGTCTCAAGTACAGGAGATGATCTGGTCGTTCATCTCCAATCCGAACTCGCTGATCCTGGCCGTGTCCGCCGCCAACTCGGATTTGGCCACCTCGGATGCCCTGAAACTGGCTCGCGAGGTCGACCCGGACG GTCGACGAACCCTTCTGGTGGTCAGCAAGCTGGACCTTATGGACGCCGGGACCGACGCCCTGGAGGTGCTCCTGGGTCGCGTCATTCCCATCAGGCTGGGTATCATCGGGGTGGTCAACAG GAGCCAGCACGACATCAACACCCAGAAGAGCCTGGGCGACTGCGTGAAGGACGAGCAGGCCTTCTTGCAGCGGCAGTACCCGTCGCTGGCCTCTCGCGCCGGCTCTCGCCACTTGGGCAAAACGCTGAGCCGGCTGCTCATGCACCACATCCGCGAGTGCCTCCCGGAGCTGAAGACGCGGGTGACGGTGCTCAGCGCTCAGTACCAGGCGCGGCTCAACGGCTACGGGCAGCCGGTGGAGGACCACAGCGCCACCTTGCTGCAGATCGTCACCAAGTTTGCCAGCGATTACTGCAACACCATCGAGGGAACGGCGCGCTACATTCAAACCTCGGAGCT GTGCGGCGGCGCTCGCATCTGTTACATCTTCCACGAAACCTTCGGCCGCACGCTCCAGTCCATTGACCCCCTGGGAGGACTGTCCGAATTGGATATCCTGACTGCAATTCGCAACGCCACT GGACCCCGACCGGCACTCTTCGTCCCGGAGGTCTCTTTCGAGTTGCTGGTCAAGCGTCAAATCAAGCGGCTGGAGGAGCCCAGTTTGCGCTGCGTGGAGTTGGTCCACGAGGAGTTGCAGAGGATTATACAGCACTGCTCGTCCTATAGCACGCAG GAACTTCTAAGATTTCCCAAACTGCACGATTCCATCGTGGAAGTGGTGACCGGACTCCTTCGAAAACGCCTGCCAATCGCAAATGAAATG gtgcaTAATTTAGTAGCAATCGAGCTGGCCTACATCAATACCAAGCATCCGGACTTCACGGACGCGGCGCAAGTCTCGGCCTCCGTCAACAGTCAGCAG GCGGAGACCGTAGACACCAACAAGCGCTGGAAGAATGAGAAGGCCGCCGAGGATAAAGCCGTGGGATTGGGCAGTCCCGCCAAAGGCCAGCCCATTAACCTTCTGGACACG gcggTGACCGTGTCTCGCAAGCTGAGTTCCAAAGAACAAAGGGACTGCGAGGTCATCCAGCGCCTCATCAAGTCTTACTTCCTCATCGTCCGCAAGACCATCCAAGACAG CGTCCCCAAGACCGTCATGCACTTCCTGGTCAACTTCGTCAAAGAGCACCTGCAGAGCGAGCTGGTGGGTCAGCTGTACAAGCAGACGCTGCTCCAGGATCTGCTCGTGGAGTCGCAGGACACGGCGCAGCAGAGGACGGAGGTGGCCCTCATGCTTCAG gcACTCAAGAAGGCCAATAACATCATCTCGGAGATCAGAGAAACGCATCTGTGGTAG
- the LOC144074478 gene encoding dynamin-1-like protein isoform X2, with translation METLIPTINRLQEVFLTVGAEIIHLPQIVVVGSQSSGKSSVLESLVGRDFLPRGSGIVTRRPLVLQLVNVAPPDERLKTENGVKAEEWGTFLHCKNQVFTDFGEIRREIEVETERSSGSNKGITPEPIHLKIFSPKVLNLTLVDLPGITKVPVGDQPEDIESQVQEMIWSFISNPNSLILAVSAANSDLATSDALKLAREVDPDGRRTLLVVSKLDLMDAGTDALEVLLGRVIPIRLGIIGVVNRSQHDINTQKSLGDCVKDEQAFLQRQYPSLASRAGSRHLGKTLSRLLMHHIRECLPELKTRVTVLSAQYQARLNGYGQPVEDHSATLLQIVTKFASDYCNTIEGTARYIQTSELCGGARICYIFHETFGRTLQSIDPLGGLSELDILTAIRNATGPRPALFVPEVSFELLVKRQIKRLEEPSLRCVELVHEELQRIIQHCSSYSTQELLRFPKLHDSIVEVVTGLLRKRLPIANEMVHNLVAIELAYINTKHPDFTDAAQVSASVNSQQAETVDTNKRWKNEKAAEDKAVGLGSPAKGQPINLLDTAVTVSRKLSSKEQRDCEVIQRLIKSYFLIVRKTIQDSVPKTVMHFLVNFVKEHLQSELVGQLYKQTLLQDLLVESQDTAQQRTEVALMLQALKKANNIISEIRETHLW, from the exons ATGGAGACTCTGATTCCCACCATCAACCGTTTGCAGGAGGTTTTCCTCACCGTGGGTGCGGAAATCATTCACCTGCCCCAGATCGTCGTGGTCGGATCTCAG AGTAGCGGCAAGAGTTCGGTTTTGGAAAGCCTGGTCGGACGGGATTTCTTGCCCCGGGGCTCCGGGATCGTCACCCGACGACCGCTGGTGCTGCAGCTCGTCAACGTGGCGCCTCCGGACGAGCGACTCAAGACGGAAAATG GTGTCAAAGCTGAAGAGTGGGGAACTTTTTTGCACTGCAAAAATCAG GTTTTCACAGATTTTGGAGAAATTCGTCGAGAAATCGAAGTCGAAACAGAACGTTCTTCTGGCAGCAACAAA GGAATTACTCCTGAGCCCATACACCTCAAGATTTTCTCCCCCAAAGTCCTGAATCTGACCCTGGTGGATTTACCGGGCATCACCAAG GTCCCCGTCGGCGACCAGCCCGAGGACATCGAGTCTCAAGTACAGGAGATGATCTGGTCGTTCATCTCCAATCCGAACTCGCTGATCCTGGCCGTGTCCGCCGCCAACTCGGATTTGGCCACCTCGGATGCCCTGAAACTGGCTCGCGAGGTCGACCCGGACG GTCGACGAACCCTTCTGGTGGTCAGCAAGCTGGACCTTATGGACGCCGGGACCGACGCCCTGGAGGTGCTCCTGGGTCGCGTCATTCCCATCAGGCTGGGTATCATCGGGGTGGTCAACAG GAGCCAGCACGACATCAACACCCAGAAGAGCCTGGGCGACTGCGTGAAGGACGAGCAGGCCTTCTTGCAGCGGCAGTACCCGTCGCTGGCCTCTCGCGCCGGCTCTCGCCACTTGGGCAAAACGCTGAGCCGGCTGCTCATGCACCACATCCGCGAGTGCCTCCCGGAGCTGAAGACGCGGGTGACGGTGCTCAGCGCTCAGTACCAGGCGCGGCTCAACGGCTACGGGCAGCCGGTGGAGGACCACAGCGCCACCTTGCTGCAGATCGTCACCAAGTTTGCCAGCGATTACTGCAACACCATCGAGGGAACGGCGCGCTACATTCAAACCTCGGAGCT GTGCGGCGGCGCTCGCATCTGTTACATCTTCCACGAAACCTTCGGCCGCACGCTCCAGTCCATTGACCCCCTGGGAGGACTGTCCGAATTGGATATCCTGACTGCAATTCGCAACGCCACT GGACCCCGACCGGCACTCTTCGTCCCGGAGGTCTCTTTCGAGTTGCTGGTCAAGCGTCAAATCAAGCGGCTGGAGGAGCCCAGTTTGCGCTGCGTGGAGTTGGTCCACGAGGAGTTGCAGAGGATTATACAGCACTGCTCGTCCTATAGCACGCAG GAACTTCTAAGATTTCCCAAACTGCACGATTCCATCGTGGAAGTGGTGACCGGACTCCTTCGAAAACGCCTGCCAATCGCAAATGAAATG gtgcaTAATTTAGTAGCAATCGAGCTGGCCTACATCAATACCAAGCATCCGGACTTCACGGACGCGGCGCAAGTCTCGGCCTCCGTCAACAGTCAGCAG GCGGAGACCGTAGACACCAACAAGCGCTGGAAGAATGAGAAGGCCGCCGAGGATAAAGCCGTGGGATTGGGCAGTCCCGCCAAAGGCCAGCCCATTAACCTTCTGGACACG gcggTGACCGTGTCTCGCAAGCTGAGTTCCAAAGAACAAAGGGACTGCGAGGTCATCCAGCGCCTCATCAAGTCTTACTTCCTCATCGTCCGCAAGACCATCCAAGACAG CGTCCCCAAGACCGTCATGCACTTCCTGGTCAACTTCGTCAAAGAGCACCTGCAGAGCGAGCTGGTGGGTCAGCTGTACAAGCAGACGCTGCTCCAGGATCTGCTCGTGGAGTCGCAGGACACGGCGCAGCAGAGGACGGAGGTGGCCCTCATGCTTCAG gcACTCAAGAAGGCCAATAACATCATCTCGGAGATCAGAGAAACGCATCTGTGGTAG